The DNA region ACGTGGGCAGAGATATCTCAACCGATGAAAAATCGGTTGAGATATGACGAAGGTTGGCGAAGGACATGACGTCATTTCGAACCGAAGCTTTTTTCCTGAGGGGATGCCTTTGGCACAGCTCAAGGAGAAATCTCTTACCTAAGCACTACCTCCTTTCAGCATGTGCTAATCGGAAACACCTGCCCAACGCAGGCAGAGACATCTCAACCGATGAAAAATCGGTTTCCGATATGACGGATTATTTACGGTTGAGACCTGACGGGCTAATTTATATATAAACCTGAATATTCAAATCACTTCGCAAAGCGGTATAATCCTCAAACAGTCGATCAACATTTTTTGCGACTTCTGGCGTAAATGAACCCACGTCTCTACGGGTAAAAGTTGAAATATTTAATCCCCTTTTTTGTAGAAAATACTTGGAAACGATCGGGTAAACATTATGCATTACATCCATATTATCGATCATAAATTGCTGAACGGCAACAACTTCATCTTTTAGGCTTTCATCGTTATAATGATCGCATAACCAAACAATTAACTCTGGAAAGTAATTACCCTGAATGCATGATAAGCCCGAAGACCCTGCTTTTAACGAGTCTACAGCGTGAACCATATATGCATCGTACAAGCCAAAAGCGTGGCCATCGGTAAGGCTCAACTTTTCCTTGATTTGGCCAAGATCTAAGCTCGTATCTTTATGATAGATCACTCGCCCTGTTGCAACGTAGTCGGCCAATTGTTGCGGTTTTAACACCCTTTTGTATGGCACCGGACATTCGTAAAAACCGATAGGAATATCCTGCGTTTGATCGAGCAATTGAAAAACCCGTTCGTTTAATACTTCGTCAGCTTCATGTTCATCGGCCAACAAACTGGTGATGGCAATCACGGCCTCAACCCCCAAATCGCCTACTTTTTTCACAAAGTCGGCTTGTTGTGCTATGGGGCCGCCAAAAGTGCCCGTGGCAACCACCGGAACAGCGCCATCTACCACTTTAAGCACATGTTTGATGATTTGGATGCGCTCCTGATCTGTAAGTTCGAACATTTCGCTCGACAGGCAGTTGGCAAACAGACCTGATGAGCCAGCTTGCAGATAAATTTCGGTTAACTGGGTCATTGCGGGATAATCGATATCTCCGTTGTTTAAAAAAGGCGTAAGCATTACCGGGATGAACCCTTTTTGTGAGTTTTCCATTGTGTTTTATTGGATAAATTTTTCTTTAGCTAATTGATTGGATGTTGGAGAGATCAAGAAGTGTTTTGTATGTGCTGTTTTTTTATTCTCGTCAGAAAAATCCCGACCAAGAAAATGGTTAATGTGCCCATTACAATAATCATGTTTTGATGTAAAGGATTTTTAAAGGCCTCATATTCTGGCGGCAGCAGCGCCGAAAAAGTCATCCATATAATTACCAATATCCCAATGATGGTGGCGATAATGGCTTCGTGGTTTTTGGTCTTTTTACTTACAATCCCCAAAAGGAATAAACCTAACATGCCTGCTGCAAAGATGCCCGACAATTGCCACCAAACATCCAAGATGCTTTTTACACCGATCATGGCAATGCCCGCAATCATTCCCAGCAGGCCAAAAACGACTGTTGCGATGTGCAACAGCGATAAATTCTGTTTTTCGTTGATGTTTGGCTTAAAATAGCGCTTGTAAATATCGACCGAGAATACCGTGGCCGAGGCATTCATGCCCGAGCTTATGGTGCTCATGGCTGCTGATAAAATTGCTGAAACAATTAAGCCCACCAATCCCACCGGAATCTTTGTAACCATAAAGTGCGGCATGATCTTATCGCCGTAATCTGCCGGTTGCAAAGCGTTCTGAACTTTCAAAATCTCGGCAGCCGAAGCGTTTAAGGGCAAACGCTCTATTGCTACCTGATGCTTGATAGATTGCACCAGTTCGGGGTTAACCTCGTAATAGGCAAATAAGCAAGATCCTATAATAAAAAACAGTAACGACGCGGGAATGTATAACCATACGCATAACCAAATTGATTTGGAAGCGGCTTTGCTCGATGATGCGGTGTGGTAACGCTGAACATAGTTTTGATCCATCCCAAAGTTGTTGAGATTGATAAAAAAGCCATATAAAAGTACCACCCAAAACGACGAGCCTACGAAATCAAAATTGAACGTTCCTAAGCTAAATTTATCGGATGCCTTTCCAATTTCGATGATTTTTGAAACGCCACCGTCCATGTTGCTAACCACCAGATACAGAATAAGTAAAGCGCCAAAGGTTTTCACCACCGCTTGTACTACTTCTGTCCATATTACCGCTTCAATTCCGCCCAGAACGGTGTAAATGATGATGCAGATGCCCATTACGATCATGATCATCTGCATAGAATACCCGGTTAGGGCTTGCAAACTCAACGCAATACCAAAGAAAATGGAACCCATTCTAGCTAGCTGTGTGAGCAGAAAAAAGACTACGGCATAAACCCTTGCCCATGCGCCAAAACGGTGCTCGAAATGTGTGTAAGCCGATATTTCGCCCGTGTTGCGGTAAAAGGGAACGAAGTACTTTGCGGCTATCCAAGCGGCTAAAGGCATCGAAATGCTGAATACAAATGCATTCCAGTTGCTTCCAAATGCTTTGCCCGGAACGCCCAAAAAGGTGTTGCTACTTAAAAACGTGGCATATATGGATAATCCGATTGCCCAGCCAGGAATCAGGCCGGAAGCTTTAGTAAACTGTTCGGAGTTTTTATTCTTCCTCGAAAAATAAACCCCAACCAATATCATTCCAACAAGGTAGATGAAGATAATCGCAAGATCGAAAATTGGAAGACCTTTCATTATTTGTTGGCTCGGTTATTAATTTGGTTTAAGCAAATATGCATGACTAAGTTTCTGTATTCATATAAGATTTTGGCTACATCTTATAGGATTTTATCTTGATAGTGAATTCTATCAAAAATCGTCATTGCGAACAAAGAAATGGGCTTTGCTACGGAGTGAAGCAATCTAATTCGAGAGAGATTGCTTCGGCTCGCTCGAACCCAGCCTCGCAATGACGAAAAATCTTACTGCACATCCAATGCATCAATATACAATCCTTTCGCTTCCGTTGCAATTAGCCGAACTTTATAACTTCCGGCGTTAATCATGCTACCTGTGTTTGTATTTAAATAGTTCCATTTTCCGGCTTTTGTGGGTGCAAACTCGGCTTCTTCCGTTTTCATTAACGTTCCGTCGGCGGCCAAAAATTCTAGTTTTCCTTTTAAAACTTGCTCAAACGGATTGTGGTATTTAATCGTAAGCGAATAGGTATCGGCCACACCAACGCCTATTGTCCATTCTAAAACACCACCTTGGGCAGCCTTAAAAGTAACGCGTTGTTTATCCATTAATTCTTCCCTTACGATGCTGATACCCCGCAAAGTTGCATCGACCGCTTTGTAGGTGCTCACCGTTTTTAAATCATAGGCCGGTGGTAAATCGCTTGGCGGGATGATGGCAATGGTAGCAAAATCGCCATTCAAGCTGACGTCATCGTGCTTTTTATAGCGTTTGCGATAAACGGTAAACTTCTCACCAGCACTATTTTCGATTTGCGTTTTGGTATCTTCGTAACCTTCCAATGGTTTCGTATTTGCATTCACAGCAACAAAAACATCCGCTTCATCGCTCACGGTAAACTTCAAATCCGTCTGGCCTTTCGCCGTCGACTTTTGGATCCATTCGGCACCATACAAATTTGGTGGAAGGGATGTAAACTCGATTTTATCGGCTGCAAATTGCTTGTTGCCAATATCCATCCAGCTGTTGAGCTTATAATCAGCTGTTAATGTTCCTTTTACAATCGAATCGCTTTGCTGAGCGGACTCAATTTCCGCATTTAAACTGGCTATAGCAATGGCCGAAATAACTGCTTGCCCAACTTTGATTTGTGGGAAAGAAATATCTAAACTTCCGCCTTTAACGGTCGCCTTTACCGTTTTTTTCAGCAGCCGATTTGTACCGACTTCTTTCCAGATATCCAGATCCTTCAGAACGGTTTTCCCGTTGATAGCTACATCAAATAGCCGCATCTTTTCTGCATTCATGCCGCCGCCGATGCCCAGCCACGGCTCGATAAAGTACAGCTCCACTAAATACTCGCCATCGGGAACGGGAAAATGGTATTTCAATTGGTCTCTCCCGTAGCGAAACGATTGAAAAAGCTTCCAGTCGGATGTGCCTTTAATTGGATCGAAAGTTCGCCTTTGGCTTGCGAAAAAAGCAGGAATACCGGGAAAATTTGCTGACCACGAAGTTGAGCCAAACCGAGTTTTCGCAGTCAAATTGCGGTCAGCCGACCATTTGTTTTGGTTTTGATCAACAAAATCGGCCCCACCACAATTCACGCGATACAGATAATTGTAGCCCTTTACAGGTTGCGTAATGCCATGCTTTTCTGTGTATAGTCGATTGAAATTGGGCGATTGCGGCAAATTATTCAACACGATCTGATCTTTCGCCACGGCTTTTCCATTTACATAACCCACCGCATAAAGCACATTGTATTTGATATTTGGCTTCTCCCACTGGAAATGCGTTCCGATTGTGCCACGCTTTTGCTTACCTAGAGATTGTCCATCAACATCATTAAACAGTTCCACTTCATCGCAATTGGAATACACCACAACGCTATCTTTAATGCCGGGATTTTTCCAGCGATTTGGCCACGTATGTGATACGATATAGACCATCGGCTCGGTTTGTTTCGGTGCATAATTAGCTCTGAACATGTAAAAAACATCGGTCGGTTCTTCCCATGGGGTAAACATTCCCTTGTAATTTACGGGTCCAACACG from Pedobacter endophyticus includes:
- a CDS encoding dihydrodipicolinate synthase family protein; the encoded protein is MENSQKGFIPVMLTPFLNNGDIDYPAMTQLTEIYLQAGSSGLFANCLSSEMFELTDQERIQIIKHVLKVVDGAVPVVATGTFGGPIAQQADFVKKVGDLGVEAVIAITSLLADEHEADEVLNERVFQLLDQTQDIPIGFYECPVPYKRVLKPQQLADYVATGRVIYHKDTSLDLGQIKEKLSLTDGHAFGLYDAYMVHAVDSLKAGSSGLSCIQGNYFPELIVWLCDHYNDESLKDEVVAVQQFMIDNMDVMHNVYPIVSKYFLQKRGLNISTFTRRDVGSFTPEVAKNVDRLFEDYTALRSDLNIQVYI
- a CDS encoding sodium:solute symporter, translating into MKGLPIFDLAIIFIYLVGMILVGVYFSRKNKNSEQFTKASGLIPGWAIGLSIYATFLSSNTFLGVPGKAFGSNWNAFVFSISMPLAAWIAAKYFVPFYRNTGEISAYTHFEHRFGAWARVYAVVFFLLTQLARMGSIFFGIALSLQALTGYSMQMIMIVMGICIIIYTVLGGIEAVIWTEVVQAVVKTFGALLILYLVVSNMDGGVSKIIEIGKASDKFSLGTFNFDFVGSSFWVVLLYGFFINLNNFGMDQNYVQRYHTASSSKAASKSIWLCVWLYIPASLLFFIIGSCLFAYYEVNPELVQSIKHQVAIERLPLNASAAEILKVQNALQPADYGDKIMPHFMVTKIPVGLVGLIVSAILSAAMSTISSGMNASATVFSVDIYKRYFKPNINEKQNLSLLHIATVVFGLLGMIAGIAMIGVKSILDVWWQLSGIFAAGMLGLFLLGIVSKKTKNHEAIIATIIGILVIIWMTFSALLPPEYEAFKNPLHQNMIIVMGTLTIFLVGIFLTRIKKQHIQNTS
- a CDS encoding malectin domain-containing carbohydrate-binding protein, whose product is MNKTFLITFLLFLVTRIYAQGIRKDVSLNSNWETIADEKSKDAYKGFELGSYQPSNWKTVNVPHNWDQYEGYQRKLHGNKHGYAWYRKTFKTDGVKAGKRFFLYFEGVGSYATVWLNGKKVGYHAGGRTTFTLDVTDAIKLNNQENVLAVRADHPANIQDLPWVDGGCSTERGFSEGSQPMGIFRPVHFITTNETRIEPFGVHIWNDHKISEKSAVLNLATTVKNYGNKPKSITISNQLLDANGKIIKSLKSNFNIAAGKVVEISQKTDEILNPKLWSLESPYLYTLKTSISENGQVVDEVRTPYGIRWISWPIGEQANQKVFLLNGKPVFINGIAEYEHLIGQSHAFTNEQVSSRVRQIKAAGFNAFRDAHQPHNLLYSDYWDKEGILCWTQMAAHIWYDTPEFRKNFKTLLIDWVKERRNSPAVVLWGLENESTLPEDFAKECTELIRKLDPTASSQRKVTTCNGGKGTDWDVPQNWTGTYGGNPQTYAEDLQRQVLVGEYGAWRTIDLHDVDANGKGYTENKMTDLMETKVRLAETAKDKTAGHFFWLYSSHDNPGRVQGGEGLRDLDRVGPVNYKGMFTPWEEPTDVFYMFRANYAPKQTEPMVYIVSHTWPNRWKNPGIKDSVVVYSNCDEVELFNDVDGQSLGKQKRGTIGTHFQWEKPNIKYNVLYAVGYVNGKAVAKDQIVLNNLPQSPNFNRLYTEKHGITQPVKGYNYLYRVNCGGADFVDQNQNKWSADRNLTAKTRFGSTSWSANFPGIPAFFASQRRTFDPIKGTSDWKLFQSFRYGRDQLKYHFPVPDGEYLVELYFIEPWLGIGGGMNAEKMRLFDVAINGKTVLKDLDIWKEVGTNRLLKKTVKATVKGGSLDISFPQIKVGQAVISAIAIASLNAEIESAQQSDSIVKGTLTADYKLNSWMDIGNKQFAADKIEFTSLPPNLYGAEWIQKSTAKGQTDLKFTVSDEADVFVAVNANTKPLEGYEDTKTQIENSAGEKFTVYRKRYKKHDDVSLNGDFATIAIIPPSDLPPAYDLKTVSTYKAVDATLRGISIVREELMDKQRVTFKAAQGGVLEWTIGVGVADTYSLTIKYHNPFEQVLKGKLEFLAADGTLMKTEEAEFAPTKAGKWNYLNTNTGSMINAGSYKVRLIATEAKGLYIDALDVQ